In a single window of the Micrococcaceae bacterium Sec5.7 genome:
- a CDS encoding recombinase family protein has product MGSIGYARVSTVDQNADLQHAALNAASCHRIFTDHGVSGTRASRPELDKMLDHLRDGDEVVVWKLDRLGRNTRNLLALIDDLEHRGVHFRSVTEGISTTGPMGRAMLTVMSAFAQLERDQLAERTRAGMAAAAEHGRKAGRREVTAAHAKVKRARDLKAQGLTPADIGKIIGASRATVYRYLSMGTGELA; this is encoded by the coding sequence ATGGGGAGTATCGGATATGCCAGGGTCAGCACCGTGGACCAGAACGCGGATCTACAGCATGCGGCGTTGAATGCCGCGAGCTGCCACCGGATCTTCACCGACCACGGTGTGAGCGGAACGAGGGCCAGCCGGCCCGAGCTGGACAAGATGCTTGATCACCTGCGGGACGGTGATGAGGTCGTCGTCTGGAAGCTGGACCGGCTGGGGCGCAACACCCGCAACCTGCTGGCTCTCATCGATGACCTGGAACACCGGGGCGTGCACTTCCGCAGCGTCACGGAGGGCATCAGCACAACGGGGCCGATGGGCAGGGCCATGCTCACCGTCATGTCCGCGTTCGCCCAGCTCGAGCGCGACCAGCTGGCCGAGCGGACCAGGGCCGGCATGGCCGCGGCCGCCGAACACGGGCGGAAGGCCGGACGGCGGGAAGTCACCGCCGCTCATGCGAAGGTCAAGCGCGCCCGCGACCTGAAGGCCCAGGGGCTCACGCCGGCCGACATCGGGAAGATCATCGGGGCCAGCCGCGCCACCGTGTACCGCTACTTGAGCATGGGAACCGGCGAACTGGCTTGA
- a CDS encoding cupin domain-containing protein produces the protein MTSTTASELTVDSQEIQRRTIRRTDWVACNAAFIDCRTPGSDQKENYAFIGPGVSQNPNQYVNLTQPHGFNTGAAGMPNGISNNLHLHFTAEVFINLGGEFRLRWGVDGKQGEYVARDGDIISVPTWIFRGFTNEGPDEGLLYTVLGRDDTGGIIWGPSVLREAESYGLHLTADNRLIDTVAGDDLPEGVALIKPMQQHFIDELTSYSPEQMRSRVVQPGDRRYSRHALLCNALPGGGAELSPVIGYGMSEDRRQVPPIHEPHSFNLAWLRAQPGEGMLRHRHDRPQVVLVKSGRWAVTLNGDAGTTLELGPSDSFSVPANSWREFRCLEGGEAAATPGTGELLVINPGDDRVRLEWAPDVAASAHDAGWVIDPNGYVAPTAVMEGAAEDD, from the coding sequence ATGACCAGCACCACCGCCTCCGAACTGACCGTTGACAGTCAGGAGATCCAGCGGCGGACCATCCGCCGCACTGACTGGGTCGCATGCAACGCGGCCTTCATCGACTGCCGGACCCCGGGATCGGACCAGAAGGAGAACTACGCCTTCATCGGCCCCGGCGTGTCCCAGAACCCCAACCAGTACGTCAACCTGACCCAGCCGCACGGCTTCAACACCGGCGCGGCCGGGATGCCCAATGGCATCAGCAACAACCTGCACCTGCACTTCACCGCCGAGGTGTTCATCAACCTTGGCGGGGAGTTCAGGCTCCGCTGGGGTGTAGACGGCAAACAGGGGGAGTACGTCGCCAGGGACGGCGACATCATTTCCGTCCCGACCTGGATCTTCCGTGGCTTCACCAACGAGGGGCCCGACGAGGGACTTCTTTACACCGTTCTGGGCAGGGACGACACGGGTGGCATCATCTGGGGGCCGTCCGTGCTTCGGGAGGCCGAGTCGTACGGGCTGCACCTCACGGCAGACAACCGCCTGATCGACACCGTCGCCGGCGACGATCTTCCGGAAGGCGTGGCACTCATCAAGCCGATGCAGCAGCATTTCATTGATGAGCTCACCAGCTACTCTCCCGAGCAGATGCGCTCCCGCGTGGTCCAGCCCGGGGACCGCAGGTACAGCCGGCATGCGCTCCTGTGCAACGCGCTGCCGGGCGGCGGCGCGGAACTGAGCCCCGTGATCGGCTACGGCATGTCCGAGGACCGCCGCCAGGTCCCGCCGATCCACGAGCCGCACAGCTTCAACCTTGCCTGGTTGCGGGCTCAGCCGGGCGAAGGCATGCTTCGGCACCGCCACGACCGGCCGCAGGTCGTCCTCGTCAAGTCCGGACGCTGGGCCGTCACACTCAACGGGGACGCGGGCACCACGCTGGAGCTGGGCCCGTCCGATTCATTCTCCGTTCCTGCCAACAGCTGGCGAGAGTTCCGTTGCCTTGAGGGCGGCGAGGCCGCAGCGACACCCGGCACCGGGGAGCTCCTGGTGATCAACCCGGGCGACGACCGCGTACGCCTTGAATGGGCGCCCGACGTGGCAGCCTCGGCCCACGACGCCGGCTGGGTTATCGACCCCAACGGCTACGTCGCACCCACGGCCGTCATGGAAGGCGCCGCCGAGGACGACTGA
- the hisD gene encoding histidinol dehydrogenase produces the protein MVKYLKQAPSKSFADTSHADVAERVGQIIAEIRSDGDAAVRKYAELFDKQTAESFRFSDAQIEEIMGTLDQQVIDDIVFVQNQVRTFAQAQRDSMQDVEIETLPGVFLGHRHVPVQAAGAYIPGGKYPLTASAHMTIITAKVAGVPRVVACTPPIRGEIPAATIAAMKLAGADEIYLLGGVQAVASMALGTESINRVDMIAGPGNAYVAEAKRQLFGEIGIDLFAGPTEILIIADADADPFVVAVDLLSQAEHGPDSPAILVTTSEKVAREALEYIERILPDMPTKDFAESAWRNWGQVIVVDDLDEAYSVADQFAAEHVQVFTADPAAALTKMHNYGALFLGENTCVSYGDKVIGTNHVLPTLGAARYTGGLWVGKYLKTVTYQTIENAESSAELGRILGRAARVELFEGHARSGDVRAWRHGGEQFEWIDRALAGTTSAGAA, from the coding sequence GTGGTCAAGTACCTGAAGCAAGCACCGTCCAAGTCCTTCGCAGACACGAGCCACGCCGACGTGGCCGAGCGCGTCGGCCAGATCATCGCGGAAATCCGATCCGACGGCGACGCGGCCGTCCGCAAGTACGCCGAACTCTTCGACAAGCAGACAGCTGAGTCCTTCCGGTTCTCGGACGCCCAGATCGAAGAGATCATGGGAACGCTCGACCAGCAGGTCATCGACGACATCGTCTTCGTCCAGAACCAGGTCCGCACGTTTGCGCAGGCGCAGCGGGACTCGATGCAAGACGTCGAGATCGAAACCCTGCCGGGTGTCTTCCTCGGCCACCGGCACGTTCCGGTGCAGGCCGCCGGCGCCTACATTCCCGGAGGCAAGTACCCGCTCACGGCCTCGGCCCACATGACGATTATCACCGCCAAGGTCGCCGGCGTCCCCCGGGTCGTGGCCTGCACGCCGCCGATCCGCGGTGAGATACCGGCCGCGACGATCGCCGCAATGAAGCTCGCAGGTGCCGATGAGATTTACCTGCTGGGCGGCGTCCAGGCTGTCGCCTCAATGGCGCTCGGCACTGAATCGATCAACCGCGTGGACATGATCGCAGGTCCCGGCAACGCCTACGTCGCCGAGGCCAAGCGGCAGCTTTTCGGCGAGATCGGCATCGACCTCTTTGCCGGGCCGACCGAGATCCTCATCATCGCCGACGCCGATGCCGACCCGTTCGTTGTCGCCGTCGACCTCCTCTCCCAGGCCGAGCACGGACCGGACTCGCCCGCGATCCTCGTGACAACCTCCGAAAAGGTGGCCCGTGAGGCGCTCGAGTACATCGAACGCATCCTGCCTGACATGCCGACGAAGGACTTCGCCGAATCTGCATGGCGGAACTGGGGCCAGGTCATCGTCGTGGACGACCTTGACGAGGCCTATAGTGTCGCGGACCAGTTCGCGGCCGAGCACGTTCAGGTCTTCACCGCGGACCCCGCGGCGGCGCTGACCAAGATGCACAATTACGGCGCCCTCTTCCTTGGCGAGAACACGTGTGTTTCCTACGGCGACAAGGTTATCGGCACCAACCATGTCCTCCCCACCCTCGGAGCCGCGAGGTACACGGGCGGCCTGTGGGTCGGGAAATACCTCAAGACCGTGACATACCAAACCATCGAGAATGCCGAATCGTCCGCCGAGCTGGGCAGGATCCTGGGCCGGGCTGCACGCGTTGAGCTCTTCGAGGGACATGCCCGCTCGGGCGACGTTCGCGCCTGGCGCCACGGCGGCGAGCAGTTCGAATGGATCGACCGTGCCTTGGCGGGCACCACCTCCGCCGGCGCGGCCTGA
- a CDS encoding ATP-binding cassette domain-containing protein, with protein sequence MSATPDTARTTTAPVVSVEGLRKTFGRGRKESVAVDGIGFELRTGGSLGIVGESGSGKTTTARMLIGLEQPTAGRILIGGADHTRPARRIKDLRARGRLIQIVFQDPYTSLDRRQKIGDCLGEVVHLHFGLTGAALKTRVRDLGELVGLHERQLESLPRELSGGQRQRVAIARALAAEPEILILDEAVSALDVSIQAQILNLLADIREQRGISYVFISHDLAVIRQITDTVIVMRHGQVIEQGQTADVLDDPRDPYTRLLRDSVPHAGWQPGITTPQNQHTPITENMP encoded by the coding sequence ATGAGCGCGACACCAGACACGGCGCGCACGACGACGGCACCCGTCGTCTCCGTCGAAGGGTTGCGGAAGACCTTCGGCCGCGGGCGCAAGGAATCCGTTGCCGTTGACGGTATCGGATTCGAGCTCCGCACGGGCGGCTCGCTCGGGATCGTCGGCGAGTCGGGATCGGGCAAGACCACAACCGCAAGGATGCTGATCGGTCTCGAACAGCCCACCGCTGGCCGGATCCTGATTGGCGGGGCAGACCACACGCGGCCCGCCCGACGGATCAAAGACCTGCGTGCGCGCGGCAGGCTCATCCAGATCGTCTTCCAGGACCCCTACACATCCCTGGACCGCCGCCAGAAGATCGGGGACTGCCTCGGCGAGGTCGTGCACCTGCACTTCGGGCTCACCGGCGCGGCGCTCAAGACGCGGGTCCGGGACCTCGGCGAACTCGTGGGCCTCCACGAGCGCCAGTTGGAATCGCTCCCGCGCGAGCTCTCCGGAGGCCAACGCCAGCGCGTGGCGATTGCACGGGCGCTGGCCGCCGAACCCGAAATCCTCATCCTGGACGAGGCCGTCTCGGCTCTCGACGTATCGATCCAGGCACAAATCCTCAACCTCCTCGCCGACATCCGCGAACAACGCGGCATCAGCTACGTGTTCATCAGCCACGATCTCGCCGTCATCCGGCAGATCACGGACACGGTCATCGTCATGCGGCATGGACAGGTCATCGAGCAGGGGCAGACCGCCGACGTGCTCGATGACCCCCGCGATCCCTACACCCGGCTTCTGCGCGACAGCGTCCCCCACGCGGGATGGCAGCCCGGAATCACCACTCCACAAAACCAACACACCCCCATCACGGAGAACATGCCATGA
- a CDS encoding ABC transporter ATP-binding protein, translating to MNPLLEVDGLNVQLPVNGVLRTVLKDVSFSLKAGQTLGLVGESGSGKSMTVRSIARLLPPGAKTTGTIRFDGESVLDLRGDSLRRFRSRDVSMIFQDPRAHTNPVRRIGDFLTEGLRVNGRVSASEANRRAVELLGEVGIHDGERRLRQYPHELSGGLLQRVMIAASLAMKPRLILADEPTTALDVTTQSEVMSILGRLQHEYGMAMLFITHDLELAAAVCDQTIVMYAGAMVEQQTSSKLQTDPLHPYSAALMQARPDINRVVPRLPAIPGHPTSAYEAPEGCPFAPRCPYAEQACRESFPVLERFAEDEYSRCRRTSELRGRLLLGAAPDGSTVNGTALGKELQR from the coding sequence ATGAACCCGCTGCTCGAGGTCGATGGCCTCAACGTCCAGCTCCCCGTCAACGGTGTGCTGCGGACCGTCCTCAAAGACGTTTCCTTCAGCCTCAAGGCCGGCCAAACCCTCGGACTTGTCGGCGAGTCGGGCTCCGGAAAGTCGATGACGGTGCGCAGCATCGCCCGCCTCCTCCCCCCAGGCGCAAAGACCACGGGGACGATCAGGTTCGACGGCGAGTCGGTCCTGGACCTCCGTGGCGACTCCCTGCGCCGGTTCCGTTCGCGCGACGTCTCGATGATCTTCCAGGATCCCCGCGCCCACACGAACCCTGTCCGCCGCATCGGGGACTTCCTCACCGAGGGGCTGCGCGTCAACGGCCGGGTCTCCGCATCGGAGGCGAACCGCCGCGCCGTCGAGCTCCTCGGCGAAGTCGGGATCCACGACGGAGAGCGGCGCCTGCGCCAGTACCCGCACGAGCTTTCGGGCGGCCTGCTCCAACGCGTCATGATCGCCGCGAGCCTTGCCATGAAACCCCGGCTTATTCTCGCCGACGAGCCCACTACGGCGCTCGACGTCACCACCCAGAGCGAAGTAATGTCGATCCTCGGGCGCCTCCAGCACGAGTACGGCATGGCGATGCTTTTCATCACGCACGACCTCGAACTCGCGGCCGCCGTGTGCGACCAGACCATCGTCATGTACGCCGGTGCGATGGTCGAGCAACAGACTTCCTCAAAGTTGCAAACGGATCCGCTCCACCCATACAGCGCCGCACTCATGCAGGCCCGCCCGGACATCAACCGCGTGGTCCCGCGCCTGCCGGCGATACCCGGCCACCCGACGTCGGCCTACGAGGCACCCGAGGGGTGCCCCTTCGCCCCACGCTGCCCCTACGCAGAGCAAGCATGCCGGGAGTCATTCCCGGTCCTCGAACGCTTCGCCGAAGACGAGTACAGCCGCTGCCGCCGGACGTCCGAGCTTCGCGGTCGACTCCTCCTCGGCGCTGCCCCTGACGGAAGCACCGTCAACGGGACGGCCCTCGGGAAGGAGCTGCAGCGATGA
- a CDS encoding ABC transporter permease — MTVLAAVMDARRRAWKGRVRGRGLSTLGWCSAAALTAVALLAALGPVLVVTDPNAVDLSGAFADPSSGHLLGQDASGRDLFSRLMSGARTSVVGPLLVVAISTTAGTALALAAVWIGGWFDTVVARTIDAVFAFPGLLLAILATAIFGAGLQGAVVALSISYTPYIARIARSAALRERSLPYVAALRVQGLRGTAISLRHILPNIAGLIWANATLSFGFALIDIASLSFIGLGVQAPTADWGAMVGSGMAGIMQQQPQEALWASLLIVITVAAANSLGDELIKRSEARA, encoded by the coding sequence ATGACCGTCCTCGCCGCCGTCATGGACGCCCGCCGTCGCGCCTGGAAGGGCCGCGTGCGAGGCCGCGGCCTGAGCACCCTCGGCTGGTGCTCCGCAGCCGCGCTCACCGCGGTCGCCCTTCTGGCCGCACTCGGCCCGGTCCTCGTCGTGACGGACCCCAACGCCGTCGACCTATCCGGCGCGTTCGCCGATCCCAGTTCCGGGCACCTGCTCGGCCAGGACGCGAGCGGCCGGGATCTCTTCTCAAGACTCATGTCGGGCGCCCGGACATCGGTTGTCGGTCCCCTCCTGGTCGTGGCGATCTCCACCACCGCCGGAACTGCGCTGGCCCTCGCTGCGGTCTGGATCGGAGGGTGGTTCGACACCGTCGTCGCCCGCACGATCGACGCGGTGTTCGCCTTCCCGGGTCTCCTCCTCGCCATCCTGGCCACGGCGATCTTCGGCGCAGGACTTCAGGGCGCCGTCGTGGCGCTCTCCATCTCCTACACGCCATACATCGCCCGCATCGCCCGCAGCGCGGCCCTTCGCGAGCGTTCCCTTCCGTACGTCGCGGCACTGCGCGTTCAAGGCCTGCGGGGTACCGCCATCAGCCTGCGGCACATCCTTCCCAATATCGCCGGCCTCATCTGGGCGAATGCAACACTCTCGTTCGGATTCGCGCTAATCGACATCGCGTCCCTGTCATTCATCGGCCTCGGCGTGCAGGCGCCGACAGCCGACTGGGGGGCCATGGTCGGAAGCGGCATGGCCGGCATTATGCAGCAGCAACCGCAAGAAGCCCTCTGGGCCAGTCTGCTCATCGTCATTACCGTAGCCGCCGCAAACAGCCTCGGCGACGAGCTCATCAAACGATCGGAGGCACGCGCATGA
- a CDS encoding LacI family DNA-binding transcriptional regulator translates to MTVTSRDVAQLAGVSQPTVSRALRDDPRVSEATKERVRTAAERLGYVPSDAGRALSSGRTRRIGLLLTDLENQFYPHIIAPAFQQLEARGYQLMLHTEAADNDVVAERLISNGLDGVLLATSTIDSVVPLRLRDRGLPFVYFNRTSVTVQADSAVVDPAQGMGEAAEALFERGHRRIAAILGPANTSTAINREIALREALSQHGIWIPAHYVHRGPFDTATGQAGTERFLNMPEPPTAIVCGNDVVAFGALNAARSAGADVPGDLSIVGFDDLPSASWPIIRLTTIAYDLDAMVRRAADLLIERIESPGRPFEESAFSSRMVLRDTLGRVP, encoded by the coding sequence ATGACTGTCACCAGCCGTGATGTCGCGCAGCTCGCAGGCGTTTCACAGCCGACCGTGTCCCGCGCCCTGCGGGACGATCCGCGTGTCTCCGAAGCCACCAAGGAACGCGTCCGCACGGCTGCCGAGCGGCTCGGCTATGTCCCCAGCGACGCCGGGCGGGCCCTGTCCAGCGGGCGGACCAGGCGGATCGGGCTCCTGCTCACGGACCTTGAAAACCAGTTCTATCCGCACATCATCGCGCCCGCGTTCCAGCAGTTGGAGGCGCGGGGCTATCAGCTCATGCTCCACACCGAGGCAGCGGATAACGACGTCGTCGCAGAGCGGCTCATTTCCAACGGGCTCGACGGCGTGCTCCTGGCGACCTCCACGATCGACTCTGTGGTGCCGCTCAGGCTGCGGGACCGCGGACTTCCCTTCGTCTACTTCAACCGGACATCCGTGACCGTCCAGGCTGATTCGGCCGTGGTGGATCCCGCGCAGGGCATGGGCGAGGCCGCCGAAGCTCTCTTCGAGCGGGGCCACCGCCGAATAGCTGCGATCCTCGGTCCGGCCAACACGAGTACGGCTATCAACCGCGAAATTGCACTGCGCGAGGCACTCTCCCAGCATGGCATCTGGATCCCCGCGCACTATGTCCATCGAGGTCCGTTCGACACGGCCACCGGCCAAGCCGGCACGGAGCGTTTCCTGAACATGCCCGAGCCGCCCACCGCCATCGTCTGCGGCAACGACGTCGTCGCCTTCGGGGCGCTTAATGCCGCCCGCAGCGCGGGCGCCGACGTCCCGGGCGACCTGTCGATCGTCGGCTTCGACGACCTTCCTTCCGCCTCATGGCCCATCATCCGGCTGACCACCATCGCCTACGATTTGGATGCCATGGTGCGCCGGGCAGCCGACCTGCTTATCGAGCGGATCGAGAGCCCCGGTCGGCCCTTCGAGGAGTCCGCCTTCAGCTCGCGGATGGTCCTGCGCGACACACTGGGACGCGTTCCCTGA
- a CDS encoding ABC transporter substrate-binding protein codes for MNQNRAISRAAVAAAGLLVAALLGGCTAGGQTKAKDTSASSGPTIMTAAAASEVDKITWNVFEGEPKTVDPFKSADYTPNMINSNLCENLLTQTPDFQIKPNLAAKASNPDPLHWVYDLRTDVKFWDESPMTAEDVAFSLQHNLSDKTTFYNYLYGNVANIAVTGPNQVTVTLSSPDYLFNDELASYAGVVVQKKFFETHHADFGSPSTGVMCTGPFKFDKWTQGQSISIVRNDSYWNTSLKPKAKKIDFTFLTDSAAITSGLLAGQIDGTFNVPPASITQLKNTPVGTLSQGPAPLIETIVWANPDGAGSNPQVRKALQMAIDWNGIAKQVLGGVGQPTRLQTPSTAFGFASTQLDALEKSLPEPVSARYDDAKKIVDGLPADVKAKKIQMVVPGTAKTQQIGVAVKDAANRIGLNFELTVVPTTGYSSYLYDPATRAGVDILYTAFWPNIPNPLDWLVTTAVSGGLFNQYNYNGVDAKFAEARGTADPDKRAQLVADIETTLHDQLLPMTPGVKVDNTVWMNKRITGAPAAFAYVYYPWAAHLGGTQ; via the coding sequence ATGAACCAGAATCGCGCGATTTCCCGCGCAGCCGTTGCCGCTGCCGGCCTCCTCGTCGCCGCCCTCCTCGGAGGATGCACGGCGGGAGGCCAGACGAAAGCGAAAGACACTTCCGCTTCCAGCGGCCCGACCATCATGACGGCCGCGGCCGCGTCCGAGGTCGACAAGATCACGTGGAACGTCTTCGAGGGCGAGCCGAAGACCGTCGACCCGTTCAAGTCGGCCGACTACACGCCGAACATGATCAACTCAAACCTGTGCGAGAACCTCCTCACCCAGACTCCGGACTTCCAGATCAAGCCCAATCTGGCCGCGAAAGCATCCAACCCGGATCCGCTGCACTGGGTCTACGACCTGCGCACAGACGTCAAATTCTGGGACGAGTCTCCCATGACAGCCGAGGACGTCGCGTTCAGTCTGCAACACAACCTCAGCGACAAGACGACCTTCTACAACTACCTGTACGGCAACGTCGCGAACATAGCAGTCACGGGCCCGAACCAGGTCACCGTGACGCTCAGCAGCCCCGACTACCTGTTCAACGACGAACTCGCAAGCTACGCCGGAGTCGTCGTCCAGAAGAAGTTCTTCGAAACCCACCATGCCGACTTCGGCTCACCCTCGACCGGCGTCATGTGCACGGGCCCGTTCAAGTTCGACAAGTGGACCCAAGGCCAGTCGATCTCCATAGTCCGGAACGACTCCTATTGGAACACCAGCCTCAAACCGAAGGCCAAAAAGATCGACTTCACGTTCCTGACCGACAGCGCGGCCATCACCTCAGGGCTCCTCGCAGGTCAGATCGACGGCACGTTCAACGTTCCGCCAGCGAGCATCACGCAACTGAAGAACACGCCCGTCGGGACGCTGAGCCAGGGACCGGCTCCGCTCATCGAGACCATCGTCTGGGCCAACCCGGACGGGGCCGGCAGCAACCCCCAGGTCCGCAAAGCGCTCCAGATGGCCATCGACTGGAATGGCATAGCCAAGCAGGTCCTGGGCGGCGTTGGCCAGCCGACCCGACTCCAGACGCCGTCCACAGCCTTCGGCTTCGCCAGCACGCAGCTCGACGCACTCGAAAAGTCCCTCCCGGAGCCGGTGTCGGCCCGGTATGACGACGCGAAGAAGATCGTCGATGGCCTCCCCGCCGACGTCAAAGCAAAGAAGATTCAAATGGTGGTCCCCGGCACGGCCAAGACTCAGCAGATCGGCGTCGCCGTCAAGGACGCGGCCAACCGGATCGGCCTCAACTTCGAACTCACGGTGGTCCCGACCACGGGCTACTCGAGCTACCTTTACGACCCGGCGACCCGCGCCGGCGTTGACATCCTCTACACGGCGTTCTGGCCCAACATCCCCAACCCCCTCGACTGGCTCGTGACGACCGCCGTCTCCGGCGGCCTGTTCAACCAGTACAACTACAACGGAGTCGACGCGAAGTTCGCCGAGGCCCGCGGCACGGCCGATCCTGACAAGCGGGCCCAGCTTGTCGCCGACATCGAGACGACGCTACACGACCAGCTTCTCCCGATGACCCCCGGAGTCAAAGTGGACAACACCGTCTGGATGAACAAACGGATCACCGGCGCGCCGGCCGCATTCGCGTACGTGTACTACCCGTGGGCGGCGCACCTGGGCGGCACGCAGTAA
- a CDS encoding ester cyclase, whose translation MSLDPVAYQPYSDPDDFIREVTDYIWVERQIGFIRDNYEPDSIVHGSYGTSTTRQEVIEGCLMRISQSPDHIGQAGDVIWEARGKDAFLSSHLVLSGEAGFRVVGSTIANCLYRRGRMVEEWVVRDELAHALDHGLDPDEVARTKAFRGYTGSFTEAAPADVIAVGDSGPRPDDYRNDVENVLAMIQQVWNGRDLRKVDEFFVRDLTLHTVGNNLIIRPEGYRRQLLRFLDAFPGGQFEVRDIQTHNDPRYGGLRVAVTWKFTGDYNGQARYGATTGKPVDVLGISQFLVQDGRIVNEVKLWDDIALRAQINATRGDGPDPSANIY comes from the coding sequence GTGTCCCTCGACCCCGTTGCCTACCAGCCCTACAGCGATCCCGACGACTTTATCCGTGAGGTCACCGACTACATTTGGGTCGAACGCCAGATCGGCTTCATCCGTGACAACTACGAGCCCGACTCGATCGTGCACGGCTCGTACGGCACGTCGACTACGCGCCAGGAAGTTATCGAAGGATGCCTGATGCGCATCTCGCAGTCGCCGGATCATATCGGACAGGCCGGTGATGTGATCTGGGAAGCCCGGGGCAAGGACGCATTCCTCAGCTCCCACCTCGTCCTTTCCGGCGAGGCCGGCTTCAGGGTTGTAGGCTCTACCATCGCCAACTGCCTGTACCGCCGTGGCCGGATGGTCGAGGAATGGGTGGTCCGCGATGAGCTTGCCCATGCCCTCGACCACGGGCTCGACCCCGACGAGGTCGCACGCACCAAGGCCTTCCGCGGATACACCGGCTCTTTCACAGAAGCAGCACCGGCCGACGTCATTGCCGTAGGCGACTCAGGCCCCCGCCCGGACGACTACCGCAACGACGTCGAGAACGTCCTCGCGATGATCCAACAGGTGTGGAACGGCCGCGACCTGAGGAAGGTGGACGAGTTTTTCGTCCGCGACCTGACACTCCACACCGTCGGCAACAACCTCATCATCCGGCCGGAAGGCTACCGCCGCCAACTGCTCCGATTCCTTGACGCCTTCCCTGGCGGCCAGTTCGAGGTCCGCGACATCCAGACCCACAACGACCCGCGCTATGGCGGCCTGCGGGTCGCCGTGACATGGAAATTCACAGGCGACTACAACGGCCAGGCCCGTTACGGGGCCACTACCGGCAAGCCGGTGGACGTCCTCGGCATCTCGCAGTTCCTCGTCCAGGACGGCCGGATCGTCAACGAGGTCAAGCTGTGGGACGACATCGCCCTCCGGGCGCAGATCAATGCCACCCGCGGCGACGGCCCGGACCCGTCCGCCAATATCTACTGA
- a CDS encoding ABC transporter permease, which produces MSAQTASTARPPAPAPARGTANRSSIWHPVRFIAARLGGLAATLLAASFVVFGALYLAPGSPLTFLTQGRSMAPDAIAQINERYHFDEPFALQYIRWLGGVVQGDFGESILYREPVGPLLAQRIGTTVALVALSAVFVALIGLAIGIFAGLRPGLLASTLIGVSTAAMAVPTFVAAVVLTLVFAVELGWFPVFGVGVDPADALYHLVLPSFALALASIAFVARLSQAAIRQELSADHVQTAISRGFPYGVVVRRHVLRNAALPVLTVLGLTLAGMISGTVVVEQVFQLNGLGSLLVSSVQQKDFPVVQAICLTYVASFIVLNTVIDLAYSVLDPRVSVGKGKS; this is translated from the coding sequence ATGAGCGCTCAGACAGCCAGCACCGCACGCCCACCTGCGCCGGCCCCAGCCCGGGGCACCGCGAACCGCAGCTCCATCTGGCACCCCGTCCGCTTCATCGCGGCGCGGCTCGGCGGACTCGCCGCTACGCTCCTTGCTGCGAGCTTCGTCGTCTTCGGTGCGCTTTATCTGGCGCCGGGTTCACCGCTCACATTCCTCACGCAGGGTCGGTCGATGGCTCCCGACGCCATCGCACAGATCAACGAGCGATATCACTTCGATGAACCCTTCGCGCTGCAGTACATCCGGTGGCTCGGCGGCGTGGTCCAGGGCGACTTCGGCGAGTCGATCCTTTACAGGGAGCCTGTCGGGCCCCTCCTGGCCCAGCGGATCGGGACGACCGTGGCCCTCGTGGCCCTGAGCGCGGTCTTTGTCGCTCTCATCGGGCTCGCCATCGGCATCTTCGCGGGTCTCCGCCCTGGACTCCTTGCGAGCACGCTCATTGGGGTCTCGACCGCGGCGATGGCCGTCCCCACGTTCGTTGCCGCCGTCGTCCTCACCCTCGTGTTCGCCGTCGAGCTGGGATGGTTCCCCGTCTTCGGTGTCGGCGTCGATCCCGCGGACGCGCTCTACCACCTCGTGCTGCCGTCGTTCGCGCTTGCTCTGGCATCGATCGCCTTCGTCGCGAGGCTCAGCCAGGCGGCCATCCGGCAGGAACTCTCCGCCGACCACGTTCAAACGGCGATCAGCCGCGGGTTCCCCTACGGCGTCGTCGTCCGCCGCCACGTGCTGCGCAACGCAGCGCTGCCCGTGCTTACCGTCCTCGGCCTCACCCTGGCGGGCATGATTTCCGGCACGGTGGTCGTCGAGCAGGTCTTTCAGCTCAACGGGCTCGGGAGCCTTCTTGTGAGCTCCGTGCAGCAAAAGGACTTCCCCGTCGTGCAGGCCATCTGCCTTACCTACGTTGCATCCTTCATCGTCCTGAACACTGTCATCGACCTCGCGTACTCGGTCCTGGACCCGCGCGTCTCGGTCGGGAAAGGAAAGTCATGA